tttctgcatgttaCAAGACacattttacactttgttgatgctcaatttcagacaaaataccCTCTGTCTATTTGGGTCtttgtatttaagaaataaaaatagaaattcacCCAACCCGCACtgaaaatagaaacagaatACAGTCACCTGTCCTCCTCTTATTCaggagataaaaatcaaaacttatcCAAATATTATCCACCGGCACTGAACGAACAATGCAAACCAAAAAATGCGCAGTCTGCTTCTGTGTCCCATCTCGTGTGTGCGGTCACCTGTCctcctgaattaaaaaaaagactatttcaCTTAACAATATATagttatgtatttatatttgtagatAATCTCCATCTGTAAATGGCTTACCATGCTTGATTATTTCCTGAGTAGCCACGAAACTGGCACATGTAGTGGAGTTTGCGTCTTAATCCACTTCTTGAAGTGACTCCTGCTCGCTTCAGCCAAACGCATCAGCTCCGAAACGgcctttttctctcctctccctcgGGAAATTTTTTAGCAAAGACAGAGTGTTTGTTCTCGAAATGTCTTTCAACATTTGACTTCTTGTTGTTTGCCAGTCTTTCGCCACATAATAAGCAGACAGGTAAACCAGTTTCATCAGCGGTGAAAGCAAAATGATCTGTCCACGTAGCATTAAATGTTCTGCCATCTTcagaatgtttccttttcttggatttattcatgatgtATCTTCCAGGCAAGGgtcaaaaagtcaataaatcagTGCGCTAAAAAAATGCGGTCTGCCAGACATGTGGGGTTCGCCAGGAATGCCTGTCGCGCATCGGCGGACATGACGTATATTTTGGgtgctaaaaatgttcaaaacttttgttttaatgttacaagtTTACCATAATCTTCAgatttagaaatttattttaaaatgattttaatttataattttttaatgatttaatttgaataaaatattctatttccCAAAGTCACTGGGAGCCACAACAGAAGGATGAAAGAGCCACACGTGGCTCCGAGCCATTGGTTGCCAACCCCTGTTCTAGGGCCAGCTTAACAGCCATCATTCCTCTGTCCCCAACATCATAGTTGTGTTCAGCACTGGATAAAGTCCAGTCCAAGAAAGAAGGCATAAGGATAAATCCAGTCATCAGAGGTTCTCTGGCTTAGGACAGCACCTACCCCAGTGCTAGAGGCATCGACTTCCACAATAAACGGCTTTGCAGGGTCGGGGGACCGAAGAACTGGGGCAGAGGTGAACAGAGTCTTGAGTTTAGTGAAGGCCTCATCTGCCTGTTTGCTCCACACGAACTGGACCTTGGATGAGGTAATGGCATGAAGGGGAGATGCTACTTGGCTATAGTGACGAATGAAGCGATGGTAAAAGTTTGCAAATCTAAGAAATCTCTGTAACTGTGTTCAGTTGCCGTGGGCCATTCTGAGACTGCTGAATTCTTAGAGGGGTCCATAATCACTTTGTTGGGGGAGATTATGTAGCCAAGAAAAGAGGTGGTAGTAAGAAAAGCGGTGGTAGTGGTGTGGAACTCACATTTCTCCGCCTTAACAAGAAAGATGATTCTgaagaagacgaagaagaaCAGACCGGACGTGAGACTTCAGATCCCCAGAATAGATAAGAATGTGATCCAGGTAAACAAATAAGTGCCCAACCATGTCCCTCAAGACATCATTGACCAGAGCTTGGAAGACTGCTGGGGCATTGGTTAACCCAAAAGGCATGACCAGATACTGGTAATGACCAGTGGGGGTGTTAAATGCGGTTTTCCATTCATCTGCTTCTCTGATGCAAACAAGATGGTATGCATTGTGCAAGTCtagttttgtgaaaaatttgGCTCCTTGAATCTGATCAAAATCCGAATTCATGAGGGGAAGAGGATACCGATTCTTTACAGTTATGTTGTTGAGACCCCTGTAATCTATACATGGCCTTAGAGACCCATCCTTCTTGCCTACAAAAAAGAAGCCAGCCAAAGTTAGAATGTTATGGATCGATAGTGTAGGGAGGAGTTTGATGCTGAGGCCCTTGGCGAAAGACTCATCCATAAACTCAGTATCAGCTCCTGAGTTAACGAAGACTGATACCTGCTGGGGGATGGAGGAGACCACAATGTtagcagagaaagaaaatgatgaggAGATGGACAACATACTATGGCTCAGTAGAGAGCTCCTCTTATCTACTGAGCTAACCTTTTAGTGGACACTTGGCAGCCATGTGACCCTTGCCTCCACAGTAAAAGCATAAACTACATAAATGCCTTCTGCAAGAACGCTCCTCCATGGAGATCTTTGTTCTTCCCAACTGCATCGGCTCAGGAGCTGGTACTTCACCTGAAGGGCGGGAGTAGCTTGTAGCTCTGTAGCGAGGGCCTGAGTGGCAGAATGGAGCAGATGAGCCCTCCCTGTGACGTCTCTCCCTTCTCCTCTCAGTGAGACGAAGCTCTATCCCAGTTGCCAAGTCTTCAAGATTCTTAAGAGTTTGGATAATCTCGAGTAGTCAACTCATCCTTGATGTTTTCATTAAGATCTTGCATGAACACATCCATTAATGCCTCCTGATTCCAACTACTGTCAGCGGATAACAGGTGAAAGTCAATGATATAAGAAGCCACACTCTTACTTCCCTGTCTCAAGGGTAACAGCTCTCTAGCTGCTTCTCGCTCAGGAAGGATGGGGTCAAAGACCCTTATAAGTTCCTTAGAAAACCCAGAGTAGGTCAAACAGGAATCTGATTAATTTTGCCACTCTGCTATACCCCACTGTTTGGCCTTGCAGGCCAAAAGCAAGATCACAAATGCTATCCTTGAACGTTCAGTAGGGAAAGAGGAGGGCTGCAACTCAAAGTGAATCTCACACTGAGTGAGAAAAGCATGACACTGGTCACGGTCTCCCTTGAATAGCTCAGGAGGGGTTAGACAAGACTCCTTAACAGCAGTGGGCGGGACAGCAGGGGCAGCTGGCAGTGGAGGTGCCTGTGGGGGTGCCTTGTCATAATGAGACATGTTACGAAGCATGGTAAGGATCTCATTCATGCCAGCATTAAGCCAAGTAATAGAATTGTCAACATTACTACGCCACTGTTGTGCTGACAAAGGGTCCGTTTTTGGCCAGATTTTTCTGTAACGCTCACAACAAAAGACCCGAAATTTCAGCCAGCACACAAATGGAAGCAACGAATGGTTATTGAGAATGGGGGTATGGGACGACCAGCAGCCGGACCAGGAACCACTTCTCAGAAAGTTGCAGGGAGCTGAGATAGGTCTTTGGTTCTTCAGGGAAGCTGTGATGACAAATCGCCTCCAGGGGAAAAAACGTAGCTCAGATGTTGATAGGCCAAGGCaagatcagaaccagagagaCAGATGAACTTATCTCGGGGTCAGGCTGGAATTTGAGGACCAGGCACAGAAACAGGTCAGGCACGTGAAAGCAATCTTAGTAGACAAATCCAAGGGCGAGGCAGAAGGCAAAAATCGAGAGGCCGAAACAGGATCGTGTCCGGGAAACAGAAACCAGTAGAGTGTCCGACGTGGGCTAGAAAAGGCAGAGGAATCCAAGAGGCAAAACGTGGTCaaaggttatgatatgtgtgggagggggggggcgcggcagggagtaatggctctgacggctgtggagAAGAagctgtttctcagtctatttgttgtagtccgtatatttctgtaccgcttgcctgatggcagcggcacaaacagtctgtggcctgggtggctggaatccatagctatggatccagctctcttcttgacccggcctgtgtaaatggagtccaggtctgggagggggcatcccacaatgccttgtgctgttctcaccacccgtgtcagttgtttcctctccagtgctgtgcagctaccataccacacagtcattttgaggcagaggatgctcttgatcgtcgccctgtaaaagttcacgagcagccgtgaggaaagtccagcccgtctcagtttcctgaggaagaagagcctttgttgtgctttcttcaccaggtgggaggtgtttgtattccaggagaggtcagacgtgatgtggaggcccaggaacttgatgttgtccacacgttccaccacttctccatctatgagaagagGAGTGTGATccgtcctcctggaccttctgtagtgcacaatgacctccttggtcttccctgtgttcagcaccaagttgttggctgaacaccactgagtgagctgcagaatctcctctctgtagtgggtctcgttgttgtctgaaatgagacccactactgttgtgtcgtccgcgaacttcacgactgtgttggtggggtggatggccacgcagtcgtgtgtaaacagggtgaagagagctgggctgagcacacagccctgcggtgtgcctgtgttgaggaccagtggggacgatgttgagccaccTATTCTCACCTGATACTTCTGCAGGACGAGAGGCTGGTActgctcttccagttggggtagatgtacagcttctctgctgcccgccgtgtcaaagcgggcaaagaaactgCCCGCTTTGACAAGAAGAAAACTTCACACAGGCTGCCGGTAAACATCATAAAATCATCTGTTAGACTTCAGACATTCAGCAGAATGTCTTTGGAGTCTTTGGGTCTAAATGGCCGTTTTGGTCTAATTTTGAATTTACCCTTATATTTTCAccataaaaactatttacctTACCTTGTTTGGTATCATTATTTTCAGAACATCCTaaactttgtgattttacagtgtttgtttcattttgacaaaatttaTTATCACATTGGAGCAAAAAACactcacagaaacaaaatccgagtagaaaaaatagatatttttactataatattcacaaaaatgttgaacaaacCATTTTTACAGCCTAACATGAAAAGTTTTTGGGTAAATTTTAAGAACTTTTGTACAAACttagtaaaaaacaaattactagtcatattttcaccatattGTGGGTAATTTCCCAGGCgttttttttacaactatttACAAAATATGTCAATATCTCCATCACAAATTTTCTCCAACATCACAATGTCTCTctcaccccccacacacactttcaactatttacaatatttgcaaAATGGGTGccacaagacaaaacaaattacttGTGCCACTGTGCAAAGCAGTTTCTGTCAATCAGAAGGCACAATGGCACATCACAGCCCTCACATTTCCATTGCGTGTCCTTCCTGACTTTGTTCACCCGGAGGCAGTGTCTGCACTGCAGTCTGCCATTTCTGGCATTTTGCTGAGCACTAATGGGCACAGGAATGTGTTCAGCTGCCTTTCTCCTTGGAAGACCTGCCATGTCCACACTACAAAGCTGACTGGCCATCTCCACATTGAAGTCTTTGTGTGTCATGGGCTTCACTCCTTTGGCTTTGCACAACTCTTGGTGTAGGATGTAGGCATTTGCTGTGGCAATGTCAACCAAATGCATAAGCACAGTCTTGTACCAACGATAAGTTTTCCGTTGTGCAGAGTAATACTGGATGAGTTGATCAGACAGGTCAACCCCACCCATGTATTTATTGTACGCCATGACTGGTGTAGGACATGGAATGTCTTTCACAATCCAGCGTTTCACTTCATTCTTCTCCCTCCTTTGCACCGTCTCACCTGAAAATGCAGGATGGATAGTTGAGCAGACAGACACCTCCCGTGTGTCCATCCACTTCACAAAGACCACTGGGCCCTCTCTGATCCATCTCACTGATCCTCTTCCACTTTTTTTAGTGAGAGCATTTGGCCTCCCTTTAGGGCATCCCTTCCTGGATTCCCTATAAGTGCCACAAGCTCCAAACTTTTTGCTGGCCAGGTCCTTGAACAGTGTAGGACTGGTATAAAAATTGTCCATGTAAATATGGTAGACGGTGCCAAGATAAGATGGCTGAATAAGTTTCATTACCATATCATAAGACAGCCCATGCTCACTTGCAGTGTGAGTCTTGCCAGTGTATAAGCTAAAACTCACAGTGTAGCCACTGCTTGACTCGGCCAACACAAAAAGCTTTATTCCCCATTTAGTTGGCTTGTCTTTCATATTATACTGGGTCATgccagtttttgcttttgttggcACCATCCTTTCGTCAACTGCCAGCTCCCTCTTTGGTTGGTAGTAAGCCTGACAGGCATTGAGGATGTCATCATAAACAGGCCGCAGTCTTGATAATTTGTCGTAGCCTGGTGTTCccttctttttgtcatttttgacatCCTCCTCAGGATTACTTGGGTGCAAGTTCCACATAATGGTCCTGAACCTGTCCCTTGTCATGACCTTAGCTGGAGTTGGAACagacaaaaaatgattttgtctCCAGTAGTCCTGGACACTTGGTAGTTGCACCAAGGACATATAGATCAATAGACCAAAGAACCTATACAGCTCCTCTGTGTCTAATTCAGcccatttatatttttttccatttgcttgattttttgcAGCATATCTGTTTGTGTTGTCACAGATGGTTTTGACTGTATCAgctgcaaaaaacaacaaaaacagctcaCTTGGACTGTGGTTGGACATCAGATCCATCTGTGGTCCTGGTGTTCTCCTTGGTTGAAAGCGGCTTACAACAGGGGCTGCATCTGCGTCCTCTTCAGTGTTCCACTGTCCAGCCCGTGTTTCTGGTGCTGCCTCAGTCAGAGGAGATCTGGATCTTGTCCGAGTTCGCTGCGCTCTCCGTGGTGTCCTCTGATGTGTGGGCCTCAACTGGACAGAGCACGTGGgagtttcctcctcctcctccctgaatAGAATGGAGGGATCACCAAGCTGGAGATGAAAATTAGcatataatgtgtttcagtgTGCATCTACTCCGATTATAATAATTTACCGTACATATCCCATgccaaacaaagaaataaaacgagaaaaaacaaaacaaaaacaaacctcatCGTCAAGCTCAAACTCCGAGTCCGAACCTTCTGGCAGCGCGCCTTCGTCCTCTTCACATTCGTACATGTACTTCAGGGCTTGCTGCGCAGTCATGTAGCGACTCATTTTGACACACACTAAACACTAAAAACCGTCTACAAACACTAATGCACACTAACTAACACACGTATGATCTAAAAATCTAATACAAAACACTACTTCCAAAAAATCTAATACAAAACACTACTAGTAAAATCTGAAATCTCAACAGCGCACCGTTCTCTTCCGCCACAAAACTCTCTCCCCGCGCTGCTGTTCCGATCTCAAGTCAAAATGCCCGAAAAtgctttctgattggttgcttcggAAATGTGGTGCACTTGGAGGAACTCGGAAAAATGGCTTTCATGTTGCATTCGTTCACTTTTTGGTCATAAAACAACCACTGATTGCACTCAACATGCGTAAAATGCGCACTACGCTATGGCTAAAATGATCGATCATATTCCTGGTTTTATTTGgaagtaaatataaaacaaaatcaatataaaaacaCTACTTTTACAAAGTTTGAAGTCTCTACTGTCCAACAGAAATGAAATGCACACTTCTCATGGcgtcttttttttatacagaagTCTTTTAAATGCATGACGTCATGCCCGCCACAGGGCGGGCGTCGACCTCAAAAGGTtttaaggtgtcaggcagggtggggtcgcggctggtcagctgagtgctgtgtttgtagtccgtcatggttctgatgcctctccacatgcttcgggggttgttgttgatgaagtgttcctcaatctgctgtttgtactggagcttggcctgcttaataccttttttcagttccgaccgggccctgatataagccaacctgtctacagacctgtaggcagcatcctgggctttcagcagggcccgtactgtgctgtccagccatggtttctggtttggaaacacttttatggtctTAACAGGGAGCACAGCGTCAgtgcagaactgaacatagGACAGAACGGACGATGAGTATTCCTCCATGTCTGCGCCGTCCCTGAACACACTCCAGTCTGTATGCTCAAAGCAGTCCTGAAGTAGTTCAGGTCTGGTCCTgaagtccagacctgaactattctggtggtcggcttagttctgcaggccagaggcttgtagacaggaatcagctccactgagatgtggtcagacatgcccagatgtggagctgctacagccttgtaggctccggggatattgcagtagacctgatccaaaatgttattgtctctggtgggaaagtttatggatttgtggaatttgggaaacacagccttcagttcCACGTGATTGAAGTCCCCCGCCACAATCACGGCCGCCTCCGGGTTGGAGTTCATCTGCACGATGATCAGGCAGTACAGCTCCTCTAATGCTAACTTAGCATTAGCTCTCGGTGGTATGTAGACGGCCACGATCACAATGGACGAGAGTTCTCTCACCAACTTGAAGGGTCTGCATTTCACCGCCAGATATTCCAAGTCAGGAGAGCAGAATGTGCCGACAGAGTGTGTGGCTGTACACCAGGCATTGTGTACATACAATGCCAAACCCGCCTCTGCCCTTACCCGAAGCTGCAGTCCGATCCGCCCGGAACAGAGCGCGCCCCGTTATCTCCACCGCTGCGTCCGGGATGTTGTCATCCAGCCAGGTCTCTGTGACAACAGTCACACAGCTGTCCATCCGGCGAGAGATAATCCTCCTCAACCACATATGAACCAGCTGCATTTGTTAGACTTTTGCCTGAGATGAAACAACTGCATCAGCCACACCAGACACCTCCGAGTCTGACTGTAGTGCAGCAACTTGCTCACAATTCGGCTCAAGTTCACATCCTTCATCTTCACTCATTTCCTCTTACtcattcttttcttcttctttctcacCCTCTAACTCGCTTTCCTCAGTACTTTCATTCCCTGTTCCCTCCAGACACAAATCAGGACTCTCATCTTGATCCTCGGACTCACTTTTATTGCAAGTGCAATTTTCCATTACGTTATGACACAgtaaccatttttttctttctttcttttttccggAACATTCTCTAGTGTAATGCCTCTGGACTCCACAGGCGTGGCAAAAAAAACTCCGGACAATCTCTCAGAATGTGACCCGGTTGTAAACATATTCGACACACCTTAACTTGCCTATCATGAATAACTCTGAAATACTCCGGACCTAGAGCTgtatttccatttccatttgtTGGATATTTCTTCGGCATTTGAACTGTCCCACTTGGTCTCTTGTAAGCAAAGAATGTCAAACCGTGTTTGGAAAATAATTgcttctgctttgtgtttcctgCGGAGCCCACGGGCATTAAGCGAGAGAAATATCATGAGTATTGTTGTAAAGGAGTAGATTACTTTcataactgtgttttattttttcttttgggtttCTTCGTTGCTAAAGTGCTGAGCCGTTTTCTTGAATGTATCATTTTTGCCAGATCAAGATCAGGGTCCATTTCCATATCTGAGACCAATTTCACTCTGTAAGGTGAAGCTTCAGATGGAGGCTGAAAAGACGGCAGATGATCGCGTGACGAAACTTGGGATTGTGACAAGGCTATGTCCATGTTGAGAGGGGGAGCGACAACTCCTTCCCGCTTCCCCTCAACTGCATCTGTGCTAGTTGCACTTGTCCGACATTTTGCTTGAGTTGAAACAATTGTATGAGCCACACCAGACACCTCTGAGTCTGAATACAGCTCAGCCTCTTGCTCACTCTCCAACTCTTGTTCACATCCTTCATTCTCACTCATTTCATCTTGCTCGTTCTTTTATCATCCAGACACAAATCAGGACCCTGATCTTGATCCTCAGACTCGCTTTTATTACAAATGGAATTATCCATTTTATTGTTGCACactatacatttattt
Above is a genomic segment from Xiphophorus couchianus chromosome 20, X_couchianus-1.0, whole genome shotgun sequence containing:
- the LOC114135732 gene encoding uncharacterized protein LOC114135732 isoform X2, whose translation is MSRYMTAQQALKYMYECEEDEGALPEGSDSEFELDDELGDPSILFREEEEETPTCSVQLRPTHQRTPRRAQRTRTRSRSPLTEAAPETRAGQWNTEEDADAAPVVSRFQPRRTPGPQMDLMSNHSPSELFLLFFAADTVKTICDNTNRYAAKNQANGKNEGCDVPLCLLIDRNCFAQWHK
- the LOC114135732 gene encoding piggyBac transposable element-derived protein 4-like isoform X1, with product MSRYMTAQQALKYMYECEEDEGALPEGSDSEFELDDELGDPSILFREEEEETPTCSVQLRPTHQRTPRRAQRTRTRSRSPLTEAAPETRAGQWNTEEDADAAPVVSRFQPRRTPGPQMDLMSNHSPSELFLLFFAADTVKTICDNTNRYAAKNQANGKKYKWAELDTEELYRFFGLLIYMSLVQLPSVQDYWRQNHFLSVPTPAKVMTRDRFRTIMWNLHPSNPEEDVKNDKKKGTPGYDKLSRLRPVYDDILNACQAYYQPKRELAVDERMVPTKAKTGMTQYNMKDKPTKWGIKLFVLAESSSGYTVSFSLYTGKTHTASEHGLSYDMVMKLIQPSYLGTVYHIYMDNFYTSPTLFKDLASKKFGACGTYRESRKGCPKGRPNALTKKSGRGSVRWIREGPVVFVKWMDTREVSVCSTIHPAFSGETVQRREKNEVKRWIVKDIPCPTPVMAYNKYMGGVDLSDQLIQYYSAQRKTYRWYKTVLMHLVDIATANAYILHQELCKAKGVKPMTHKDFNVEMASQLCSVDMAGLPRRKAAEHIPVPISAQQNARNGRLQCRHCLRVNKVRKDTQWKCEGCDVPLCLLIDRNCFAQWHK